From the genome of Deinococcus sp. JMULE3, one region includes:
- a CDS encoding stage V sporulation protein S: METLRVSGTSRPNAIAGAIAALLRSQGQVEIQAIGPAAVNQAVKALAIARGYLVGDRLDLYTQPEFVKLDVHEEERTAVRFFVQGIPAPAAPQG, encoded by the coding sequence TTGGAAACCCTGCGCGTGTCCGGCACCTCCCGTCCCAATGCTATCGCCGGTGCTATTGCTGCCCTTCTGCGTTCTCAGGGGCAGGTGGAAATTCAGGCGATCGGTCCGGCAGCCGTCAATCAGGCGGTCAAGGCCCTCGCCATCGCTCGCGGGTACCTGGTGGGAGACCGCCTGGATCTGTACACTCAGCCGGAATTCGTGAAACTCGACGTTCACGAGGAGGAACGCACCGCCGTTCGGTTCTTCGTTCAGGGCATTCCGGCCCCGGCGGCCCCCCAGGGCTGA